One window of the Esox lucius isolate fEsoLuc1 chromosome 8, fEsoLuc1.pri, whole genome shotgun sequence genome contains the following:
- the LOC114839659 gene encoding uncharacterized protein LOC114839659 has translation MRGGGIPRAARTVVSDEIRATIIDHVINHGLSLREAGERVQPNLSRSTVASIIRIFQQTNRMQRVPPSGGRGKLLNNDQELAIVEMVVANNAIKLHEIKTRIVEDHEIFANIESISLTTITRTLSKHRVRMKQLYTVPFERNSERVKELRRQYVQRVMELEANQAPHEFIYIDEAGFNLSKRRRRGRNIIGKRATVDVPGQRGANITMCAAMANTGLLLHRCQVGPYNTERLLAFLNDLHQRLVPEQGQEGENMRTFVITWDNVAFHHSQAITAWFEVHPVLVSLFLPPYSPFLNPIEEFFSAWRWKVYDHQPHDQMSLLEAMDAGCRDITVQDCQGWIRHTKRFYPRCIALDDIRCDVDENMWPNPEDRRD, from the exons ATGCGTGGTGGTGGCATTCCAAGGGCTGCAAGAACAGTAGTCAGTGATGAAATTCGTGCCACTATCATTGACCATGTAATCAACCACGGTCTCTCACTAAGAGAGGCTGGTGAAAGAGTCCAACCCAATTTGAGTCGGTCAACGGTTGCCTCCATTATTCGCATCTttcaacaaaccaacag AATGCAACGTGTTCCACCCTCTGGGGGAAGAGGAAAGCTCCTCAATAATGATCAAGAGCTTGCCATTGTAGAAATGGTTGTTgcaaataatgcaattaaacTGCATGAAATCAAAACTAGAATTGTGGAGGACCATGAGATATTTGCCAATATAGAAAGCATCAGCCTCACAACCATTACGCGGACATTGTCCAAACACCGAGTGCGGATGAAGCAGCTCTACACTGTTCCCTTTgaaaggaacagtgagagagtCAAGGAGCTACGACGACAATATGTCCAG AGAGTTATGGAATTGGAAGCCAACCAGGCCCCTCATGAATTCATTTACATCGATGAGGCAGGATTCAATCTGTCCAAAAGGCGTCGACGTGGACGAAATATAATTGGGAAAAGGGCCACAGTTgatgtgccaggacagagaggggcaaaCATTACTATGTGTGCAGCAATGGCAAATACAGGATTACTCCTTCACAGATGCCAGGTTGGACCTTATAATACTGAGCGCCTCCTTGCGTTTCTTAATGATCTCCACCAGCGCCTGGTACCAGAGCAGGGTCAGGAGGGTGAAAACATGAGGACCTTTGTAATTACCTGGGACAATGTTGCTTTCCATCATTCACAAGCAATAACAGCATGGTTTGAAGTCCACCCAGTACTGGTGAGTCTCTTCCTTCCACCCTATTCAcctttcctcaaccccatagaggagttcttttctgcatggaggtggaaggtttatgaccatCAGCCACATGACCAGATGTCCCTACTTGAAGCCATGGATGCTGGATGCAGGGATATCACAGTTCAAGATTGCCAAGGGTGGATCCGACATACCAAGCGGTTTTATCCCAGGTGCATCGCCTTAGATGatatcagatgtgatgttgacgAAAACATGTGGCCTAACCCTGAAGATCGCAGGGATTAG